In Methylocystis echinoides, one genomic interval encodes:
- the gor gene encoding glutathione-disulfide reductase, with the protein MSDYDYDLIVIGAGSGGVRAARVAASHGAKVAVAEEFRVGGTCVIRGCVPKKLYVLASRFKDDFEDAKGFGWRVGETAFDWSALVSAKEKEITRLSGLYEQTLGTANVELIRARATIAGPNAVHFSDGRTARARYILVATGGAPVLAPHIPGLEWGVSSNEIFDLPSFPRRLLVVGAGYIAVEFASIFTRLGAEVALAYRADLPLRGFDADLRQRVSEALTAAGVVHRAGALPTRVDKSAHGYKVAMSDGETREVDAVLVATGRRPLTQNLGLERAGVATRENGAIVVDSQSRTNVPSIYAVGDVTDRINLTPVAIREGHAFADTVFGGAPTTVDYDCVASAVFTTPEVGTVGLTEEAAQQKFASVDVYETSFRPMRATLSGRAERIYMKLLVDGDSQRVLGAHIFGPEAGEMAQLIAIPMRMGATKHDFDATMAVHPTAAEELVTMRTPARRLRREG; encoded by the coding sequence ATGAGCGATTACGACTACGACCTCATCGTCATCGGCGCAGGCTCCGGCGGCGTCCGGGCCGCCCGCGTCGCGGCGAGCCATGGGGCCAAGGTCGCCGTCGCCGAGGAGTTTCGCGTCGGCGGCACCTGCGTGATCCGCGGCTGCGTGCCGAAAAAGCTCTATGTGCTGGCGAGCCGCTTCAAGGACGATTTCGAAGACGCGAAAGGCTTCGGCTGGCGCGTCGGCGAGACCGCCTTCGACTGGTCGGCGCTGGTTTCCGCCAAGGAGAAGGAGATCACCCGCCTCTCCGGGCTCTATGAGCAGACGCTCGGCACCGCCAATGTCGAACTGATCCGCGCCCGCGCCACGATCGCCGGCCCCAACGCCGTGCATTTCTCGGACGGCCGCACGGCGCGCGCCCGTTACATTCTCGTCGCGACCGGCGGCGCGCCGGTGCTGGCGCCGCATATTCCGGGCCTGGAATGGGGCGTCTCGTCCAATGAGATCTTCGACCTGCCGTCCTTCCCGCGGCGGCTCCTCGTCGTCGGCGCCGGCTATATCGCCGTCGAATTCGCCAGCATTTTCACGCGCCTGGGCGCAGAAGTCGCGCTCGCCTATCGCGCCGATCTGCCGCTGCGCGGCTTCGACGCGGACCTGCGCCAACGCGTCTCCGAGGCCCTGACGGCCGCGGGCGTCGTTCACCGCGCCGGCGCCCTGCCGACCCGCGTCGACAAGAGCGCTCACGGCTATAAAGTCGCCATGAGCGACGGCGAAACCCGCGAGGTGGACGCCGTGCTGGTGGCGACCGGCCGTCGCCCGCTCACCCAGAATCTCGGCTTGGAGCGCGCCGGCGTCGCCACCCGCGAGAATGGCGCGATCGTCGTCGACTCCCAGTCCCGGACCAATGTGCCGTCGATCTACGCGGTCGGCGACGTAACCGACCGGATCAATCTGACCCCGGTCGCGATACGGGAAGGCCACGCTTTCGCCGACACGGTCTTTGGCGGCGCGCCCACGACGGTAGACTACGATTGCGTGGCGAGCGCCGTCTTCACCACGCCGGAAGTCGGCACGGTGGGGCTCACCGAAGAAGCCGCGCAACAGAAGTTTGCGTCGGTCGACGTCTACGAAACTTCCTTCCGGCCGATGCGCGCGACTTTGTCTGGCCGCGCCGAGCGAATTTATATGAAGCTTCTGGTCGACGGCGACAGCCAGCGCGTGCTCGGCGCCCATATTTTCGGACCCGAAGCCGGCGAGATGGCGCAGCTCATCGCCATCCCGATGCGCATGGGGGCGACAAAACACGATTTCGACGCCACCATGGCCGTGCATCCGACGGCGGCTGAGGAGCTGGTGACGATGCGCACGCCGGCGCGCAGGCTCAGGCGCGAGGGCTAG
- a CDS encoding ceramide glucosyltransferase yields the protein MILAYICAGWCAFILVMNFASMWLMGRKCRARPRTLPAPADTPPVSIVRPLRGLEPFSEETLGATFDLDYPHYEIIFCVQSPSDPIIPLVERLIATHPAREARLLIGDDYVSANPKLNNCVKGWQAARYDYVILADSNALPPRDYVQTMLAAFGPNTAMTVSMPIGSRPTGFWAMVECAILNTFQARWQYGAEAIGVGFAQGKNMMWRREVLDRAGGIRALGAEIAEDAASTKIIRAQNMKVRLVDMPFEQPLGKRTAHEVYSRHVRWARLRRVTFPAHYAPEFMNGSFVAVVLGAYAALEFGGDPTIAGLTAAAIVGALHGGELWLAKVCGFPLDWRKPLALLMRDLLLPVMFVDALLFDDFVWHGNAMTVREVEDTAG from the coding sequence ATGATCCTTGCCTATATCTGCGCCGGCTGGTGCGCCTTCATCCTCGTCATGAACTTCGCCAGCATGTGGCTGATGGGACGCAAATGCCGCGCCCGGCCGCGGACCCTGCCGGCGCCGGCGGACACGCCGCCCGTGAGCATCGTCCGACCGCTGCGCGGTCTCGAACCTTTCTCGGAAGAAACCCTCGGCGCCACTTTCGATCTCGACTATCCGCATTACGAGATCATCTTCTGCGTCCAGTCCCCGAGCGATCCGATCATTCCGCTCGTCGAGCGGCTGATCGCGACACATCCGGCGCGCGAGGCGCGGCTGCTGATCGGTGACGATTACGTCAGCGCCAATCCCAAACTCAATAATTGCGTCAAGGGCTGGCAGGCGGCGCGTTACGACTACGTCATTCTCGCCGACTCCAACGCCCTGCCGCCGCGCGATTATGTGCAGACCATGCTCGCCGCCTTCGGGCCCAATACGGCGATGACCGTATCCATGCCGATCGGATCGCGCCCCACCGGCTTCTGGGCGATGGTCGAATGCGCCATTCTCAATACGTTCCAGGCGCGCTGGCAATATGGCGCCGAGGCGATCGGCGTCGGCTTCGCGCAGGGCAAAAATATGATGTGGCGGCGCGAGGTGCTCGATCGGGCCGGCGGCATTCGCGCGCTCGGCGCGGAGATCGCGGAAGACGCCGCCTCGACCAAAATCATCCGCGCCCAGAACATGAAGGTGCGGCTCGTCGACATGCCCTTCGAGCAGCCGCTCGGCAAACGCACGGCGCATGAGGTCTATTCGCGTCATGTGCGCTGGGCGCGGCTGCGTCGCGTGACCTTCCCGGCCCATTATGCGCCGGAATTCATGAACGGCAGCTTCGTCGCCGTCGTGCTCGGCGCCTATGCCGCGCTGGAATTCGGCGGCGACCCAACGATCGCGGGCCTGACGGCGGCGGCAATCGTCGGCGCGCTGCATGGCGGCGAATTGTGGCTCGCGAAAGTCTGCGGCTTTCCGCTCGACTGGCGCAAGCCCTTGGCGCTGCTGATGCGCGACCTGCTGCTGCCGGTGATGTTCGTCGACGCGCTGCTCTTCGACGACTTCGTCTGGCACGGCAACGCCATGACGGTGCGCGAAGTCGAGGATACGGCGGGCTGA
- a CDS encoding phage tail protein, whose protein sequence is MSKIASSFFGVFGAVASFMGFPAVALAMFGAQAGVGYLTRRKQRTGDQPISHQAPPPDYKVAVEHPIAPRVYSYGLVQNPGAFFWKEAGPAKINLTYGLYLCDGPISGMVSISCDDELIDWVNSATLIAPTAPDAGAIWGPNGGTKYVQWSAGVFGPLVFVEICNAKADGTRSYLLGTFQSSGTVWGVNAYDIGMLGFWDDSHRGKGATCAYAWAYFASVYNGANRQQYYPNNWPLYNFVYRGAPVYDPREPGQTELENGAYSLYNSTWKWSENPALIAADYINRLIQSGQTAIKGIDWASIAEAADDCDRLVPCFIRSFGDGGLCYEPFARMSANVSLDLEPRDVLAKIMAVCDGAYGLDQRGFFSMWIGKWEEPNVVFTDRDVATFQEEFGAAISEESNYFNITYTEPRQRYSPVQAPVYEDVESQAKIGRRPTSIQLDYCPSPAQAWRMVRRHALRESRRRRITVRLGARGVLAMGQRVVGLDCRKFQIVGTFRLVQLKPGASLADWTAHLVEIEENIFSDPAPPPDPVKNFEVVKAPTLPQPVPFLSAVYDEETGGAAIRIDYAQKTSVGGLIVNPLVYLVVDPNLMWDARYSTDGGTNWRQVNVLISQFTVQTPVLPKGTTVTVQARYIPNNGTPGSWGSSVAITI, encoded by the coding sequence GTGTCTAAGATCGCTTCAAGCTTCTTCGGCGTCTTCGGCGCCGTTGCGTCCTTCATGGGCTTCCCGGCGGTCGCGCTCGCAATGTTCGGCGCGCAAGCCGGCGTCGGCTATCTGACGCGAAGGAAGCAACGCACCGGCGACCAGCCGATTTCGCACCAGGCTCCGCCGCCGGACTATAAGGTCGCCGTCGAGCATCCGATCGCCCCGCGCGTCTATTCATACGGACTTGTACAAAACCCAGGCGCCTTCTTCTGGAAGGAAGCTGGCCCGGCAAAGATAAATCTCACCTATGGGCTTTATCTTTGCGACGGGCCGATCTCCGGCATGGTTTCGATTAGCTGCGACGACGAGCTGATTGACTGGGTGAATTCCGCGACGCTGATCGCCCCGACGGCGCCGGACGCCGGCGCCATATGGGGGCCGAACGGCGGCACGAAATATGTGCAATGGTCCGCCGGCGTCTTTGGTCCTCTGGTCTTTGTCGAGATTTGCAACGCAAAGGCCGACGGCACGCGTTCCTATTTGCTTGGCACATTCCAGTCATCGGGAACGGTTTGGGGCGTCAATGCCTATGATATTGGCATGCTCGGCTTTTGGGACGATTCGCACAGGGGGAAAGGCGCCACCTGCGCCTATGCCTGGGCCTATTTCGCGTCCGTCTATAATGGCGCCAACCGCCAGCAATATTACCCGAACAATTGGCCGCTCTATAATTTCGTCTATCGCGGCGCGCCGGTTTACGATCCGCGCGAGCCTGGGCAAACCGAGTTAGAGAACGGGGCTTATTCGCTCTACAATTCGACATGGAAATGGAGCGAAAACCCGGCGCTGATCGCCGCGGATTATATCAATCGCCTTATTCAAAGCGGACAAACCGCCATCAAGGGAATTGATTGGGCGTCGATCGCCGAAGCCGCCGACGACTGCGACAGGCTTGTGCCGTGCTTCATTCGTAGCTTTGGCGACGGCGGCCTGTGCTATGAGCCGTTCGCGCGCATGAGCGCCAATGTTTCGCTCGATCTCGAGCCCCGAGACGTGCTGGCGAAAATCATGGCGGTCTGCGACGGCGCCTACGGGCTCGATCAGCGCGGCTTCTTTTCCATGTGGATCGGCAAATGGGAGGAGCCGAACGTCGTCTTTACCGATCGCGACGTCGCGACGTTTCAGGAGGAATTCGGCGCGGCGATCAGCGAGGAATCCAACTATTTCAACATCACCTACACCGAGCCGCGCCAGCGCTATTCGCCGGTCCAGGCGCCCGTTTACGAGGACGTCGAGTCGCAAGCCAAGATCGGCCGGCGGCCGACAAGCATTCAGCTCGACTATTGCCCGTCGCCGGCGCAGGCCTGGCGCATGGTGCGCCGCCACGCGCTGCGCGAAAGCCGGCGGCGTCGCATAACCGTTCGCTTAGGCGCGCGCGGCGTTCTCGCCATGGGCCAGCGCGTCGTCGGGCTTGATTGCCGCAAGTTTCAGATCGTCGGCACATTCCGGCTCGTGCAATTGAAGCCCGGCGCGTCGCTCGCGGATTGGACGGCGCATCTCGTCGAGATCGAGGAAAATATTTTCAGTGATCCCGCGCCGCCGCCGGACCCGGTCAAGAATTTTGAAGTCGTCAAAGCGCCGACGCTTCCCCAGCCGGTCCCGTTTCTGTCGGCCGTCTATGACGAAGAGACGGGCGGCGCCGCCATTCGGATCGACTATGCGCAAAAGACGTCGGTTGGCGGCCTGATCGTCAATCCGCTCGTCTATCTCGTCGTCGATCCTAACCTCATGTGGGACGCGCGTTATTCGACCGACGGCGGGACGAATTGGCGGCAAGTCAATGTGCTGATTTCGCAATTCACGGTGCAAACGCCCGTGCTCCCCAAAGGAACGACGGTCACGGTGCAAGCCCGCTACATTCCCAACAATGGGACGCCGGGCTCCTGGGGATCGTCGGTCGCAATCACAATCTAA
- a CDS encoding YqhA family protein: MFRRLFESYIFSIRWLLLPFILMLSIGVVGLMLKGAKNTLSLIQEIYSGKNEYMKGTVLEQIDLTLIAALVILVAISVYGNFVSALSREGLGGKPTWMTDVDFTNLKLKLLTTLVVISAVRLLEVFMDVQQFDDRDLYFYIFLHLTLVISRLAMGFSQQTSDKG; this comes from the coding sequence ATGTTTAGACGACTATTCGAGAGTTATATATTCTCTATTCGCTGGCTGCTGCTTCCGTTTATTTTGATGCTTAGCATCGGCGTGGTTGGCCTCATGCTGAAAGGGGCGAAAAATACGCTGAGTCTCATTCAAGAAATATACTCTGGCAAAAATGAATACATGAAAGGCACGGTGCTAGAGCAGATTGACCTAACTCTCATTGCTGCGCTGGTCATCTTAGTTGCGATTTCGGTTTACGGCAATTTCGTTTCCGCTCTTAGCCGCGAAGGTTTAGGCGGAAAACCAACCTGGATGACGGACGTTGATTTTACGAATCTAAAATTGAAGCTTCTGACCACACTTGTTGTAATATCGGCTGTAAGGCTTCTTGAAGTTTTTATGGACGTCCAGCAATTCGACGACCGCGATCTATATTTTTACATCTTCCTGCATCTAACCCTAGTAATTTCTCGGTTAGCCATGGGATTCTCCCAGCAGACAAGTGACAAGGGGTGA
- a CDS encoding class II 3-deoxy-7-phosphoheptulonate synthase: MERWTPGSWRTLPIEQTPVYRDQKALADVEAQLAGFPPLVFAGEARNLKRQLADVAAGKAFLLQGGDCAESFSEHSADNIRDFFRVFLQMAVVLTYAAGSPVVKVGRIAGQFAKPRSSPVEKKGDQELPSYRGDIINDIDFTEKSREPDPQRQLLAYRQSAATLNLIRAFAAGGFANLENAHRWMLGFVKSSPQSERYQKLADQITQTLSFMRAIGLDPEHHPELRQTDFYTSHEALLLCYEQALTRVDSTTGDYYATSGHMLWIGDRTRQENGAHVEFMRGIRNPIGLKCGPSLTPDGLMRLIDALDPENEPGRLTLICRFAADKIGDSLPALVRAVAREGRNVVWSCDPMHGNTISAAGYKTRPFDRIMSEIRGFFGVHQAEGTYAGGIHLEMTGKDVTECTGGARAISEDNLRDRYHTYCDPRLNAEQAIEVAFLVAELLKAERVARGLPEQHAAE; encoded by the coding sequence GTGGAACGCTGGACGCCAGGCAGTTGGAGAACCTTGCCGATCGAGCAGACGCCGGTCTATCGCGACCAGAAGGCGCTCGCCGATGTGGAGGCCCAGCTCGCCGGCTTTCCGCCGCTGGTTTTCGCCGGCGAGGCGCGCAACCTGAAACGCCAGCTTGCCGACGTGGCCGCCGGCAAGGCTTTCCTGCTCCAGGGAGGCGACTGCGCGGAGAGCTTCAGCGAGCACTCGGCCGACAACATCCGCGATTTTTTCCGGGTATTCCTGCAAATGGCGGTGGTGCTGACCTATGCGGCGGGTTCGCCCGTGGTCAAGGTCGGCCGCATCGCCGGCCAGTTCGCCAAACCGCGCTCCTCGCCGGTCGAGAAGAAGGGCGACCAGGAGTTGCCGAGCTATCGCGGCGACATCATCAACGACATCGACTTCACCGAGAAGTCCCGCGAGCCCGACCCGCAGCGCCAGCTCCTGGCCTATCGGCAGTCGGCGGCGACGCTCAATCTGATCCGCGCCTTCGCGGCCGGCGGCTTCGCCAATCTCGAAAACGCGCATCGCTGGATGCTCGGCTTCGTCAAGAGCAGCCCGCAGTCGGAGCGCTATCAAAAGCTCGCCGACCAGATCACCCAGACGCTTTCCTTCATGCGCGCCATCGGGCTCGACCCCGAGCACCATCCCGAGCTGCGCCAGACGGATTTCTATACGTCGCACGAGGCCTTGCTCTTGTGCTACGAGCAGGCGCTCACCCGCGTCGACTCGACAACGGGCGACTATTACGCGACCTCCGGCCATATGTTGTGGATCGGCGACCGCACCCGCCAGGAGAACGGCGCGCATGTCGAGTTCATGCGCGGCATCCGCAACCCGATCGGCCTGAAATGCGGCCCGAGCCTGACGCCCGACGGGCTCATGCGCTTGATCGACGCGCTCGATCCCGAGAACGAGCCGGGCCGGCTCACGCTCATCTGCCGCTTCGCCGCCGACAAGATCGGCGATTCGCTGCCCGCGCTCGTGCGCGCCGTGGCGCGCGAGGGCCGCAATGTCGTCTGGTCCTGCGATCCGATGCATGGCAACACGATCAGCGCGGCGGGCTACAAGACCCGGCCCTTCGACCGCATCATGTCGGAGATTCGCGGCTTCTTCGGCGTGCATCAGGCGGAGGGGACCTATGCGGGCGGCATCCATCTCGAGATGACCGGCAAGGACGTCACCGAATGCACGGGCGGCGCCCGCGCCATCTCGGAAGACAATCTGCGCGACCGCTACCACACCTATTGCGATCCGCGCCTCAACGCCGAGCAGGCGATCGAAGTGGCCTTTTTGGTCGCGGAGCTGCTCAAGGCGGAACGCGTCGCCCGCGGCCTGCCGGAGCAGCACGCGGCGGAGTGA
- the gltX gene encoding glutamate--tRNA ligase, with the protein MTSPIVRFAPSPTGRIHIGNARVALFNYLFAATHHGRFILRFDDTDFARSSEEFAAAIEVDLAWLGITPDATFRQSQRVALYEAAAAKLRSAERLYPCYETPEELEKRRKMQQARGLPPVYDRAALRLTEADRSRFEAEGRRPHWRFRLDPGVVEWNDLIRGPAHIDCAALSDPVLIREDGSFLYTLPSVADDIDMSVTHVIRGEDHVTNTAVQLQLYAALAPQAAPPLFAHHNLLIGAGGEGLSKRTGSLSIASLREEGYEAMAVAALATLTGSSDNVHAVRSLAELAQSFDIAHVSRNPARFDPDDLETLTHRTLALFDFEDVRDRLAALDVVGHKAEPLWRAARGNLARFDDILEWWRVVEAEIEPTREDPAFLKEAAELLPAEPWDEASWAAWTADVKTATGRKGKALFHPLRLALTAKESGPELAALLPLIGRFRALSRLTGESRIA; encoded by the coding sequence ATGACCTCTCCGATCGTTCGTTTCGCGCCATCGCCCACGGGCCGCATCCATATCGGCAACGCGCGCGTGGCGCTCTTCAACTATCTCTTCGCCGCAACGCACCATGGACGATTCATACTGCGGTTCGATGACACTGATTTCGCCCGCTCCAGCGAGGAGTTTGCGGCTGCGATCGAGGTGGACCTCGCCTGGCTCGGGATCACGCCGGACGCGACCTTCCGGCAATCCCAGCGCGTGGCGCTCTATGAGGCGGCGGCGGCGAAACTGCGCAGCGCCGAACGCCTCTACCCCTGCTACGAGACGCCCGAAGAGCTCGAAAAGCGCCGCAAGATGCAGCAGGCGCGGGGGCTCCCGCCCGTCTACGACCGCGCCGCGTTGCGCCTGACCGAGGCCGACCGCTCGAGGTTCGAAGCCGAAGGCCGGCGCCCGCACTGGCGTTTCAGGCTCGACCCTGGCGTCGTTGAATGGAACGACCTCATTCGCGGCCCGGCGCATATCGATTGCGCCGCCCTGTCCGATCCGGTGCTCATCCGCGAGGACGGGAGCTTCCTCTACACCTTGCCCTCCGTCGCCGACGACATCGACATGAGCGTCACCCATGTGATTCGGGGCGAGGATCATGTGACGAATACGGCGGTGCAACTGCAGCTCTACGCCGCGCTCGCGCCGCAGGCCGCGCCGCCGCTCTTTGCGCACCACAATCTGCTGATCGGCGCGGGCGGCGAAGGCCTCTCCAAGCGCACCGGCTCGCTCTCCATCGCCTCCTTGCGCGAGGAAGGTTACGAAGCCATGGCCGTCGCCGCGCTGGCGACGCTCACCGGCTCCTCCGACAACGTCCACGCCGTTCGCTCGCTCGCCGAATTGGCGCAAAGCTTTGACATTGCACATGTGTCCCGCAATCCGGCGCGTTTCGATCCGGACGATCTCGAGACGCTTACGCATCGCACTCTGGCGCTCTTCGACTTCGAGGACGTGCGCGACCGGCTCGCGGCCCTCGACGTCGTCGGCCACAAGGCCGAACCGCTGTGGCGCGCGGCGCGCGGCAATCTCGCGCGCTTCGACGATATTCTGGAGTGGTGGCGCGTCGTCGAAGCCGAGATCGAGCCGACCCGCGAAGATCCGGCCTTCCTGAAGGAAGCCGCCGAGCTTCTCCCCGCCGAACCCTGGGACGAAGCGAGCTGGGCCGCCTGGACAGCCGACGTGAAGACTGCGACCGGGCGCAAGGGCAAGGCGCTGTTTCACCCGCTCCGTTTGGCGCTGACCGCGAAGGAAAGCGGGCCGGAGCTCGCGGCGCTGCTGCCGCTCATCGGGCGCTTCAGGGCCTTGTCACGGTTGACCGGCGAGAGCCGGATCGCTTGA
- a CDS encoding HAD family hydrolase, producing MIQRPPILVFDLDGTLADTAQDLIATLNVLLAREGLPTVAPSAARSLVGAGARALIERGFALTGAPLPPERIDPLVEEFLVHYEAHIADESALFPGARPALERFSQAGFRLAVCTNKPERLARLLLEKLDAADCFAAICGRGTFPMHKPDPRTLTLTIEAAQGDPRRVVMVGDSKTDIDTARAAGAPVVAVDFGYTDTPVAAFAPDRVISHFDDLWTAATALLDPSCFRRT from the coding sequence ATGATTCAGCGCCCGCCCATCCTTGTTTTCGATCTCGACGGCACTTTGGCGGACACCGCCCAAGACCTCATCGCGACCCTCAACGTCCTGCTGGCCCGCGAGGGCCTGCCGACGGTTGCGCCTTCGGCGGCCCGCAGCCTCGTCGGCGCCGGCGCGCGGGCCTTGATCGAGCGCGGCTTCGCCCTGACCGGCGCCCCGCTTCCGCCAGAGCGGATCGACCCGCTGGTCGAGGAGTTTCTGGTCCATTATGAAGCGCATATCGCGGACGAAAGCGCGCTTTTTCCCGGCGCGCGCCCCGCGCTCGAGCGATTTTCGCAGGCCGGCTTCCGCCTGGCCGTCTGCACCAACAAACCGGAGCGTCTGGCGCGGCTGCTGCTCGAAAAGCTCGACGCCGCCGACTGTTTCGCGGCGATCTGCGGGCGGGGAACCTTCCCCATGCACAAGCCGGACCCGCGCACCCTGACGCTGACGATCGAGGCGGCGCAGGGCGACCCTCGCCGCGTGGTGATGGTGGGGGATTCGAAAACCGACATCGACACCGCCAGGGCCGCCGGCGCCCCGGTCGTGGCGGTGGATTTCGGCTATACGGACACGCCGGTGGCGGCGTTTGCGCCCGACCGGGTCATCTCGCATTTCGACGATCTGTGGACGGCCGCGACGGCCCTGCTCGACCCCTCTTGTTTCCGGCGCACTTGA
- a CDS encoding DUF1810 domain-containing protein, whose amino-acid sequence MGDACDPFNLQRFVEAQAASYTRALAELHAGRKTSHWIWYVFPQLKGLGFSEASRFYGLSGLDEARAYLAHPVLGPRLRECVEAFLNSGAASAREGLGATDALKFRSSLTLFSCAAPGDPLFARALALYFPEGADADTLARLRND is encoded by the coding sequence ATGGGCGACGCTTGTGACCCGTTCAACCTCCAACGCTTCGTCGAGGCGCAGGCGGCCAGCTACACGCGAGCGCTCGCCGAACTGCACGCCGGTCGCAAGACCAGCCATTGGATCTGGTATGTCTTTCCGCAACTGAAGGGGCTGGGCTTCAGCGAGGCCAGCCGGTTCTATGGCCTCTCCGGGCTCGACGAAGCCCGCGCCTATCTCGCGCATCCGGTTCTCGGCCCGCGCCTGCGCGAATGTGTCGAGGCGTTTCTGAACAGCGGCGCGGCTTCGGCGAGAGAGGGGCTGGGCGCCACCGACGCCTTGAAATTTCGCTCGTCGCTGACGCTCTTCTCCTGCGCGGCGCCCGGCGATCCGCTGTTCGCGCGCGCGCTCGCACTTTACTTTCCGGAAGGAGCGGATGCGGACACGCTCGCGCGGCTGAGAAATGATTAG
- the rpiA gene encoding ribose-5-phosphate isomerase RpiA, which yields MKRAAAQAALESVAPGMRLGLGTGSTAAHFVDLLGARVRDGLDVVGVPTSERTRLQAEGLGIPLSTLDETPELDLTVDGADEFDASLRLIKGGGGALLREKIVAAASKRMFVIADATKEVGTLGAFPLPVEVDRFGARSTRLHIERAARGLGLIGAISQRMSAPDAPYLTDGGHYIFDCAFGAIDAPEALAERLSTIPGVVDHGLFIGLATAIFIAGATGVRILGDVAGGAA from the coding sequence ATGAAGCGGGCCGCCGCACAGGCCGCGCTCGAGTCTGTCGCCCCTGGCATGCGTCTCGGCCTCGGGACCGGCTCGACCGCAGCGCATTTCGTCGATCTTCTCGGGGCGCGGGTGCGGGACGGGCTGGACGTCGTCGGCGTGCCGACGTCGGAGCGCACGCGGCTTCAGGCCGAAGGGCTCGGCATCCCGCTGTCGACCCTCGACGAGACGCCGGAGCTGGACCTGACCGTCGACGGGGCCGACGAGTTCGACGCCTCTTTGCGGCTCATCAAGGGCGGCGGCGGCGCGCTGTTGCGCGAGAAAATCGTCGCTGCGGCGTCCAAGCGCATGTTCGTGATCGCCGACGCGACCAAGGAAGTCGGCACGCTCGGGGCCTTTCCCCTGCCCGTTGAAGTCGACCGATTCGGCGCGCGCTCGACGCGGCTACATATCGAGCGCGCAGCGCGCGGGCTCGGGCTCATCGGCGCCATCTCTCAAAGAATGAGCGCGCCGGACGCGCCCTATCTCACAGACGGCGGACATTATATCTTTGACTGCGCCTTCGGCGCCATCGACGCTCCGGAGGCGCTTGCCGAGCGCCTCTCGACGATACCGGGCGTTGTCGATCACGGTCTCTTCATCGGCCTCGCCACTGCGATCTTCATCGCCGGCGCGACGGGCGTGCGCATTCTCGGCGACGTAGCGGGCGGCGCGGCATGA
- a CDS encoding lysozyme, which translates to MSAAGRALLIQREGFKTKAYTDTKGIWTIGVGHTAAAGPPFPAPGMTITRAQVDEILAKDLPHYEQLVERNVRVPLTQGQFDALASLAFNIEAAVSQKSTVVKRLNAGNYRGAADAILMWNKPREIRKRRLGEYRQFLAATSAEAPGAPVRFVATEEMHEGESVSLDYLRAAGSRTVTAADKIKSGALTIGVGDALDMATQAKGYADQARDLAQGWDSGAPISELIATYSPLLLGIGAGLVIAALAYLAYRAAQRIQAARLEDALLMTEVAV; encoded by the coding sequence ATGAGCGCGGCCGGCCGCGCGCTGCTCATACAGCGCGAGGGTTTCAAGACGAAGGCCTACACGGACACGAAGGGCATTTGGACGATCGGCGTCGGCCACACGGCCGCCGCCGGCCCGCCGTTCCCGGCGCCGGGAATGACGATCACTCGCGCCCAGGTCGACGAAATCCTGGCGAAGGATTTGCCGCACTATGAGCAGCTCGTCGAACGGAACGTCCGCGTTCCGCTGACGCAAGGGCAATTCGACGCGCTCGCTTCGCTCGCCTTCAACATCGAGGCGGCGGTTTCGCAGAAGTCGACAGTCGTCAAACGGCTCAACGCCGGCAATTATCGCGGCGCCGCCGACGCCATCCTCATGTGGAACAAGCCCCGGGAGATTCGCAAGCGGCGCCTGGGCGAGTATCGGCAATTCCTCGCGGCGACGTCGGCGGAAGCGCCTGGCGCGCCGGTGCGCTTCGTGGCGACAGAGGAGATGCACGAGGGCGAGAGCGTCTCGCTCGACTATCTGCGCGCGGCCGGTTCGCGCACGGTCACGGCCGCCGACAAGATCAAATCCGGGGCGCTGACGATCGGCGTAGGCGACGCCCTCGACATGGCGACCCAGGCCAAGGGCTACGCCGACCAGGCGCGAGACCTCGCCCAGGGTTGGGATTCGGGCGCGCCGATTTCCGAGCTGATCGCGACCTATTCGCCGCTTCTGCTCGGGATCGGCGCCGGCCTGGTGATCGCCGCCCTCGCCTATCTCGCCTATCGGGCGGCGCAGCGCATTCAAGCGGCGCGCCTCGAGGACGCCCTGCTCATGACCGAGGTCGCGGTCTAA